TACACCCACTACTGGGTTGAGTCCTTCCGCTTGCCGGGAACTCCGCCGGCGGTGTTGGACGATCGCCTGCACACCGAAGGCGCGGATCACATCTTCGCTGCCCTCGAAGCCGGAAAGGGCTGCATCTTGGCCATGCCCCACCTCGGAGCCTGGGAGTGGTCGGCGTTCTGGCTGACCTCGTGTCACCACGTACCGGTGACGGCCGTGGTCGAGGCGGTGGAACCTCCAGAGCTGGCGGCATGGTTCGTGGGATTGCGATCCAAGCTCGGAATGGAGGTCGTCCCCCTCGACGCCCACGCGGGCACCACCGCGGCCAAGGCCCTCAAAGCCAACCGGGTCCTGGCTCTGCTGAGCGACCGCGACGTGGCCGGCGGAGGAGTGGAGGTCGACTTCTTCGGCGAACGGACCACCCTGCCCGCCGGACCTGCCACCCTCGCCCTTCGTTCGGGTGCGCCCATAGTTCCCGCCACCACCTACTTCGACGGCAACGTGCA
The Microthrixaceae bacterium DNA segment above includes these coding regions:
- a CDS encoding phosphatidylinositol mannoside acyltransferase, which gives rise to MAIEPAYAAYRFGSAVARALPERAVGPFSAGVGRLAARVMDDRRQMVRRHQLRVRPDLTEEELQRAVRATFAHYTHYWVESFRLPGTPPAVLDDRLHTEGADHIFAALEAGKGCILAMPHLGAWEWSAFWLTSCHHVPVTAVVEAVEPPELAAWFVGLRSKLGMEVVPLDAHAGTTAAKALKANRVLALLSDRDVAGGGVEVDFFGERTTLPAGPATLALRSGAPIVPATTYFDGNVHFGVARPPLDTTRQGKLREDVARITQAMAHEFEAMIRRAPEQWHLLQPNWPSDHEVR